A single window of Ctenopharyngodon idella isolate HZGC_01 chromosome 24, HZGC01, whole genome shotgun sequence DNA harbors:
- the LOC127506722 gene encoding olfactomedin-4-like isoform X3 translates to MSQPNISILLILIPLTFTQSVKGKVCVCDLKNSDPAFPESKLTKVETTALQCTGTITSEKMTELDRLVLGLQQRIKQLEDNVVMLEKEDDRNLYGAVSLRIIELEIAEIQDLFNKLNSTTKNYQHLSLQTAAQLDEMKNTMEELEKFDNVQVIKKERENQRIKRELEQCKEEIKATAPPPTVPPARCGLGRMVSVVGPRTYSLTVYSTSYPYGAWGRDANPARGDENKYWLVVLLLSNVYGHFVRQYNTLSTLLIGIGQTDTYISSSNPTTNTIQGPNMVMYGNALYYNCYNTYSVCQFNMTTRSVSTVALPKDAGYNNKLPFGHLAAAYSYTDMDFATDESGVYVIYASTSNFGNVIITKVQTSNPPVLGQTWTTSLYKGTVTNTFMVCGVLYATRYLDKETEEIFYSYDTKTKEERFDLKINIKKMQTNIQFLNYDPRDHLLYVYSDAYILTYELIFQ, encoded by the exons ATGAGTCAGCCTAATATATCCATTTTGTTGATCCTCATTCCTCTAACTTTCACTCAG TCAGTGAAAGGGAAGGTATGTGTGTGCGATCTAAAAAATTCAGATCCTGCTTTCCCTGAGAGTAAACTAACGAAAGTAGAGACTACTGCCTTACAATGCACTGGGACCATCACTTCAGAAAag ATGACAGAATTAGACAGGCTTGTGCTGGGTCTACAACAACGCATCAAGCAGCTAGAGGACAACGTGGTCATGCTAGAAAAGGAGGATGACAGGAATCTATACGGGGCCGTGTCTCTGCGCATCATTGAGTTAGAGATCGCCGAGATTCAGGACCTCTTCAACAAACTCAACAGTACCACCAAAAATTACCAGCATCTCAGTTTACAGACTGCAGCTCAG cttgatgaaatgaaaaacacaatgGAGGAGCTGGAGAAGTTTGACAACGTGCAGGTGATAAAGAAAGAACGAGAGAACCAGCGCATTAAGAGGGAGCTGGAACAGTGTAAAGAAGAGATCAAGGCTACAGCACCACCTCCTACAGTTCCCCCAG CCCGTTGTGGTCTGGGTCGTATGGTCAGTGTGGTGGGACCTAGAACGTATTCCCTCACGGTATACAGCACCTCCTATCCTTACGGTGCTTGGGGTCGAGATGCAAATCCTGCTCGAGGAGACGAGAACAAGTACTGGCTGGttgtgttgttgttgagtaATGTATATGGCCACTTTGTCCGCCAGTACAATACATTGAGTACTCTTTTAATAGGTATAGGACAAACAGATACATATATATCAAGCTCCAACCCAACAACAAACACAATTCAGGGCCCAAACATGGTCATGTACGGCAATGCGCTCTACTATAACTGTTACAACACATACTCTGTCTGTCAGTTCAACATGACGACTCGTTCTGTCAGTACTGTGGCTTTACCTAAAGATGCAGGTTACAACAACAAGTTACCATTCGGACACCTCGCCGCAGCATACAGCTATACAGATATGGATTTTGCCACAGATGAATCAGGCGTCTATGTTATATACGCGTCCACAAGCAACTTCGGAAATGTGATTATCACTAAAGTTCAAACTAGCAACCCGCCTGTTTTGGGCCAAACTTGGACCACCTCTTTGTACAAGGGGACCGTCACAAACACCTTCATGGTGTGTGGTGTGCTTTATGCTACTCGTTACCTGGATAAAGAAACAGAAGAGATCTTTTACTCTTATGAcaccaaaacaaaagaagaGCGCTTTGatttgaaaattaatattaagaaGATGCAGACTAATATTCAGTTTCTAAACTATGACCCCAGAGATCATCTGCTGTATGTCTACAGTGATGCCTACATTCTAACTTATGAGCTCATTTTTCAGTAA
- the LOC127506723 gene encoding olfactomedin-like isoform X3: MIVFIKAGLVTFRSHLLIMLSYLLVLTVTATVQAQRITGEQKNDSCVCELSSSLWAFPTVKFEGVAKQVQTCENNLIEFHKKVKDRNVQLPKMERTLKDITARLKPFEYLNTNGLYNALHLRQLMEELDEIYYTANDAHKKNPSKETNDLLKELTRAKKDIQNMYKSNIFNLETTKTRLRDLNNRAQTCKTIPEDFRSTCHQRIMSNISSPVVTKLNSISSSYISGAWGRDAKQNSKERYWEHCLASGNKHGNTIRMYNSYEDFMATKNYKDEYIASSYSHNNAVQGSGTILYDNTVFYQCYNTPEICSFNITTKATKRVKLDDARVDNKFPFCYYSCRDWTDIDLEADQDAVWVIYATEGNHGNIVVSRLDPLELNITHTWKTHLFKRSVTSTFMVCGVLYATRFVNTYQEEVFYAFDTTTGQEINTLSLPFEKVSAGIANLNYNPVDRRLYMYNDGYLLAYNTFN; this comes from the exons ATGATTGTGTTTATTAAAGCAGGACTTGTAACCTTTCGGAGTCATTTGCTCATCATGCTGTCGTACCTGTTGGTCCTCACAGTCACA GCGACTGTCCAGGCTCAGAGAATTACAGGTGAACAGAAGAATGATTCCTGTGTCTGTGAATTAAGCAGCTCTCTCTGGGCTTTCCCCACTGTGAAGTTCGAGGGAGTCGCAAAACAAGTCCAGACCTGTGAGAACAACCTTATAGAGTTTCATAAAAAG GTGAAGGACAGAAATGTACAACTGCCAAAGATGGAACGCACTCTTAAGGACATCACAGCCCGCCTGAAACCGTTCGAGTATCTGAACACAAACGGCCTGTACAACGCCCTTCACCTGCGACAGCTGATGGAGGAACTTGACGAAATCTATTATACTGCCAATGATGCTCACAAGAAAAACCCCAGCAAAGAGACCAATGACCTTCTGAAAGAG TTGACTAGGGCAAAGAAGGACATCCAGAACATGTACAAAAGCAATATCTTCAATCTAGAGACAACGAAAACGAGGCTACGTGACCTCAACAACAGAGCACAGACCTGCAAAACTATACCTGAAGACTTCAGAA GCACTTGTCATCAGCGTATCATGTCCAACATAAGTTCTCCAGTTGTCACCAAGCTCAATTCCATCTCCAGTTCATATATCTCAGGTGCTTGGGGTAGGGATGCCAAACAGAACAGCAAGGAACGTTATTGGGAACACTGTCTGGCGAGTGGAAACAAGCATGGGAACACAATCAGGATGTACAACTCGTACGAAGATTTCATGGCCACCAAGAACTACAAAGATGAATACATCGCATCATCCTACAGTCACAACAATGCTGTTCAGGGCTCTGGCACTATACTGTACGACAATACTGTATTTTACCAGTGCTACAACACTCCTGAGATCTGCAGCTTCAACATTACAACAAAAGCAACCAAGCGTGTGAAACTAGATGATGCCAGAGTCGACAACAAGTTCCCTTTCTGCTACTACAGCTGCCGTGATTGGACAGACATCGACCTGGAGGCTGATCAAGATGCTGTGTGGGTTATATATGCCACCGAGGGGAACCACGGCAACATTGTTGTGAGTCGCTTAGACCCGCTGGAGCTCAATATCACACATACCTggaagacacatctctttaagaGGTCCGTCACCAGCACGTTTATGGTGTGCGGGGTCCTGTACGCTACACGCTTTGTTAATACTTACCAAGAAGAGGTGTTTTATGCCTTTGATACAACCACTGGTCAAGAGATAAACACTCTTTCTTTGCCCTTTGAGAAGGTTTCTGCTGGAATAGCCAATCTCAACTACAATCCTGTTGATAGGAGACTTTACATGTATAACGATGGCTATCTGTTAGCATATAACACCTTCAACTGA